The following are from one region of the Carnobacterium gallinarum DSM 4847 genome:
- a CDS encoding WxL domain-containing protein encodes MMKILALTTAGLLAIGFAAILGGNLVQATPTFNDAIIELKSGGEAPNPPVDPNNPDNPVTPIDPDNPGTGNSGPLSIDFVPAIKFGTRKISSKTQVYSALNEHPYVQITDKTGSRKGWTLTATATDFISGENNKSKILKGAQLSFLKGETNTTSSNVSNAPAISQEIVFSNKDSQVVMNAEANAGRGTWVSVWSGEATDNRKMRLSVLPGSAEAGAYSSTITWTLVSGSVVP; translated from the coding sequence ATGATGAAAATATTAGCGTTGACAACAGCTGGATTGTTGGCAATAGGATTTGCAGCAATTCTGGGAGGGAACTTAGTTCAGGCAACACCAACTTTTAATGATGCAATAATTGAATTGAAAAGTGGTGGTGAAGCACCAAATCCTCCAGTTGACCCAAATAATCCAGATAATCCGGTTACTCCAATTGATCCAGATAATCCTGGTACCGGAAACTCAGGCCCGCTATCAATTGATTTTGTTCCAGCTATTAAGTTTGGTACTCGTAAAATCTCATCTAAAACTCAAGTATATTCTGCTTTAAATGAACACCCATATGTGCAAATTACAGATAAAACGGGGAGTAGGAAAGGCTGGACATTAACAGCTACTGCAACGGACTTTATTAGTGGGGAAAATAATAAGTCCAAAATATTAAAAGGTGCTCAGTTGTCTTTCTTAAAAGGGGAAACGAACACAACCAGTTCTAATGTTTCAAATGCACCAGCAATTTCACAAGAGATTGTTTTTTCTAACAAAGATTCACAAGTAGTTATGAATGCTGAAGCTAACGCAGGTCGGGGGACCTGGGTTAGTGTTTGGTCGGGAGAGGCAACTGATAATCGAAAGATGCGTTTATCCGTATTGCCTGGCTCTGCTGAAGCAGGTGCATATAGTTCAACGATTACTTGGACCCTAGTTTCTGGATCAGTAGTTCCATAA
- a CDS encoding LPXTG cell wall anchor domain-containing protein — protein MKKVKLLYFIVFLVSILLLMVSSIFFTAQVVKASSAETEVGIIFELDANGGSTVDSTIPKPNPGEGNQGNTGSNFPQTGEKKSLFYSFIGSWILMILFVIILINKKRKRGN, from the coding sequence ATGAAAAAAGTAAAGTTGCTTTATTTTATTGTCTTTCTGGTTTCAATTTTATTACTAATGGTAAGTTCCATTTTTTTTACTGCACAAGTCGTAAAAGCTAGCAGTGCTGAAACTGAGGTAGGAATTATTTTTGAACTAGATGCTAATGGAGGAAGTACTGTTGATTCAACAATTCCAAAGCCAAATCCTGGAGAGGGAAATCAAGGCAATACAGGATCAAACTTTCCTCAAACAGGAGAGAAAAAATCATTGTTTTATAGTTTTATCGGATCTTGGATTTTAATGATTCTATTTGTAATCATTTTAATTAATAAAAAAAGAAAAAGGGGAAATTAA
- a CDS encoding WxL domain-containing protein: MKKGNLVTATLLLSIGLLSLSTTADAVPSDAELILQTGTAPGTGVVTLDQAPNFKFGPEDIVGGEVVYTTNALNPMAVSDSRGTGGGWEIKANITSFTDTSGTNPITLIGAEFILPAVTPTSPGGSVKPDDGVEKVLNTQDQIVLTAKSGEGLGIWEAQYDLAGIKVPSGNYVGTYKATMEWTAIATVSP, encoded by the coding sequence ATGAAAAAAGGGAACTTGGTTACTGCTACATTACTTTTGTCAATCGGATTACTTTCACTATCGACTACAGCGGATGCAGTACCATCAGATGCCGAACTTATTTTGCAAACAGGGACAGCACCGGGAACGGGCGTCGTAACATTAGATCAAGCACCAAATTTTAAATTTGGTCCAGAAGATATTGTTGGTGGCGAAGTAGTTTATACAACTAATGCATTAAATCCAATGGCTGTTTCAGATTCTCGTGGTACAGGTGGTGGTTGGGAAATCAAAGCCAATATTACTTCATTTACAGATACTTCAGGGACAAATCCAATTACATTGATAGGAGCTGAATTTATTCTTCCGGCAGTAACTCCAACATCTCCAGGTGGCAGTGTAAAACCAGATGATGGTGTAGAAAAAGTTTTAAATACTCAAGATCAAATCGTTCTTACGGCAAAAAGTGGCGAAGGACTAGGGATATGGGAAGCACAATACGATTTAGCAGGTATAAAAGTTCCAAGTGGAAATTACGTGGGTACGTACAAGGCTACAATGGAATGGACTGCAATCGCAACAGTTTCTCCATAA